The DNA sequence AATCAATCTCCCATCGTTCTGTCATGTTTTCCGCGTTTACAAACGGAGCCTGTCATATTTCCAATCTGGGTTCGGGCGCCGACGTGGAATCCACTATTTCGGTGATGCAACAACTCGGTTTGGATATTTCATATGAACCCAACGAACATCTTGCAATAATTAATTCCATAGGAATAGATGGGCTCTCACAGCCCGCAGAATCTCTGGATGCGGGCAACTCCGGTACGACACTGCGGCTGATGACCGGATTACTAAGCGGCCGTCAGTTTGAGTCGATAATCACAGGCGATCATTCGTTGCAGTCGCGTCCGATGGGCAGGATTGTCAATCCGTTAAATTCCATGGGGGCGAATATTTCTGCACAATTGAGGAATAATGCGCCATTACAAATTCGCCCAGGCGACCTCCATGGCATCGATTACGAAATGCCGGTGGCAAGCGCACAGGTGAAGTCGGCATTAATTCTTGCGGGGTTGCAGGCCACCGGCGAAACCGTAATTCGAGAGCAGAACCTCTCCCGGCGACACACAGAAATGATGCTCAGTCGGTTCGGCGGGCCGGTGCAGGTTGACGGCAAGGTTATTACAGTACAAAAATTAGAGAGTCCGCTGAGTCCATACGATATGAAAGTCCCCGGGGACCCATCATCTGCGGCATACTGGGCCGCGGCAGCTGCGATTTTTCCCGGCTCGGTGAGTGAAATTCGGGATATCAACCTGAGTCCGGAGCGCATCGCGTTTTTAAATGTACTGAAAGAGATGGGGGTAGAGGTCGCCATAGAAGTGAAGGATACCTCGATTGAACCGCGCGGCAACGTGACTGTCACAGGCGGGGATTTAACCGGAGTTACGATAAGGGAAGAGGATATACCGGCACTAATAGACGAGTTGCCGCTTATTGGTGTGCTTGGTGCATTTGCCGAGGGAACAACCGTCGTCAGGAAGGCGAAAGAGTTACGATACAAAGAGTGTGATCGAATCGCTGCGACTGTGGCGAATCTCGAAATGATGAACGTTTCGGCCACCGAATATGAGGACGGATTTGAAATTCACGGAGATGAGAAACCCGATGGCGCTGAAATGGACTCCTTTGGAGACCACCGGATTGCCATGACATTCGCCGTGGCGGGGCTGGGCGCTGCGGATGTATCCGTGCTGAAGAACGCAGATGCCGCTTCAGTCTCCTATCCGGAATTCTGGGGCGAACTCAGAAAATTGCAGGTATAACTAGTGGACTGGCGATTTGCAGTCATCGGCGATCCTATCGAGCATTCGCTCTCACCCCGACTCCATACATATCTCATGTGGAAGTGCAATATCTCCGGTACATACAGCCGTATACGCGTAAGAGATAAACCGGAACTTGAGGGTGTCATCGGGAAATTACGCCGGAACGAACTCAACGGAATTAACATTACGGCGCCCTGGAAATCGGAGGCTTTTAACCGGATGGACGAGTTGTCTCCTGAAGCGAAATCTGCCGGCGTGATCAATACGATTCAGTCCAATGATGGAACACTCGTCGGACATAATACGGATATTTATGGCGTCAGTGAATCGCTAAAGCAATCCTTCGATATGTCCAATGTGGACTCGGCCACGGTTATCGGAGCCGGCGGCGCGTCAAGAGCAGTGTTGCTCGCACTCGATGCAATCAACATTGAGCGTGTTTACCTTGTAAACAGAACCATCGCCAATGCGGAAGAGCTAGTTATGAGCTTATCCTTGAGCAATGAACCGAAAATTAATGCATTGGATGAGACGCACCTGAAGAATAGGCTAGCAGAGTCGGATCTCGTCATAAATACGCTACCATATTCAGCGCGGAAGATTTTCGATGATATTCAGATACACTCTGGGGAAGACGAAAGTGGCAAGGGCTATTTAGATTTACTCTACCCGAAAAAGCATCTTGGCTTATTGCGGCGGATGCAATCTGCCGGCTGGACGGTCCAGGATGGTTTGGACATGCTCATTTATCAGGGAATCGCTGCCCTGGAATTCTGGACTGGAGAAACTGTGCAAAGCGTTGTTGATATCTCCGGTCTACGGGAACATCTGAGGTCATAAGGGATGACGAACCAGGTCAAACCAATATTTCTGACAGGAATGATGGGAGCTGGAAAGTCGACTGTCGGCAAATTACTGGCCAAGGAGGTAGGCTTAACATTCCTTGATGCGGATGAGGTTATAGAGGTGTGGGCCGGTAAGCCGATCAGCCGAATATTCGAGGACGAAGGGGAAGAAACCTTTCGCCGCAGCGAAGCGAAAGTTTTAAACTATTTGGCCGATTCCGGGTCCGCTGTGATTGCACTGGGTGGGGGCGCCATCGAGAACGGTTCGAGCCGTAAGCGCGTGCTGGAGACCGGTACACTGGTGTGGCTGGATACCTCGCCGAAAGTGGCTGCAAGCCGGATTAAGGAATCCGATGACCGCCCGCTGCTGGAACAGGAAAAATCCGGCGCAGAAATGGAAGAACGACTTGGTAATCTGCTTGAGATACGACGAAAAAATTATAGTAAGGCCGACATAACTATACAGACAGATAATAAAACACCAGGTAAAATTGTTCAGGAAATTATAAATGCTATGAAACTGAAAGACAGCAAGTTGAATGATGTATCTAAAGTAAAAAATGAGGCGTTTAACTACTCGGTATTTGCTGATAATGGTATTCTTGGAAAAGTAGTTGGAGCAATTGACCGGGAAAGGTATTCTGATACCGCAATTATTATCACTGATTCTAACGTGGGCCAGCTATATCATGAACAGGTACAGAATCAACTAGAGGATGATGGATTCACGGTCCATACCGAATTTTTACCCCCAGGAGAACAGACCAAATCGCTTGAGTTGATGCACAATCTCTATATCAAGATGTCGCGGCTCGGTCTGGACAGAAAATCCCCAGTATTTGCGCTTGGTGGCGGAGTGATAGGAGATTTCGCCGGGTTTTTCGCTGCAAGTTACTTGCGAGGTGTTCCGCTGATTCATGTGCCGACTTCTCTGCTCGCGCAGGTGGACAGCAGCATTGGCGGTAAAGTCGGAGTCAATTTGCCCACGGGGAAAAACCTGGTTGGCGCATTTTACAATCCCGATGTGGTACTGGCTGATATTAATACCCTCCACTCCTTACCGGATCGGGAATGGAATACCGGCCTGGGCGAGGTAATTAAATACGGATTCATTGGCGAGGCGGCTATTCTGGAGTATCTCAAAAAGGGACGCCAGACTATTCTTGACAATATCACCGAGGTGGTACGTCGGAGTATTGCCAAAAAACTGAATATCGTAGCGAGGGACTTCAAAGAGGGCGGAATACGACGCTTCCTGAACTTCGGCCATACACTCGGTCACTCACTCGAGAATGTTACGGACTATACCATCCTTAATCACGGAGAAGCAATATTTTGGGGGATGATCGCCGCACTTTATATTTCCAAAGAAAAAGAATTGATGCCGGAAGCGGATTTTGAACAAGCAATGCAAATCCTGGAGAGAATGGACTTTGTATTACCAGATTTCGAGGCGTCACCTGAAGCACTATATGAAGCGTTACATTACGATAAAAAACGGGTGCGAGATTCGATTCACTGGGTTCTTCTGGAAAGTTTGGGCAGTCCGGTTATTGAAACTGATGTGGATAAACCCCTGATTATGGACGCAATCCAATACACCGATTCCATCGTTGGAAAGGAGGCCGCATGAATATTTTGATCATCCACGGGCCGAATTTGAATCTGCTGGGTGAGCGAAATCCGGATCAATATGGAAATCGAAGCCTTTCAGACCTGAATAGTGAAATCTCGGGAAGATACAATAAAAAGCACGACCTGAAATTTTTCCAGTCTAACCATGAGGGCGAAATCATCGATTTTCTGCATGAATATCGAAATTGGGGCGATGGAGCTGTGATCAACCCAGGCGCGCTGACCCACTATAGCTACAGCCTCCGGGATGCTATCGAATCAATCCAGCTTCCATGTGTTGAAGTACACCTTTCCGATATCGAAAAACGGGAGGACTTCCGAAAGATTTCCGTCACAGCACCGGTCTGCATAAAACAGGTTAAAGGAAAGGGTTTTGATTCGTACTTTGAAGGGATTGAATATCTAACAAAAAGCAGGAATAGGGTATAAGGGTATATGGGTATAAGGTGTAAGGGCATCTGGGCTTAGTCTCCCGCGTACAGGCCGCGCAGCGGGTTTAAGCGGAGGTGAAGGCTGAGAAAGCAGAACGGAGAAGGGAACAGATTAAATATCCAACCGATGAATGTTCAATATCCAGATGCCTTCTCCAACTCCCGGAATGAAGAATGAAAAGTGAAGATTGAAGAAGTTAAAAGTGAAATAATGAGACCAGAAACTGAAGACACAAGAATCGCGACCGTTTTTAACAATAACACAATAACACTTTAACACGGACATCTATGACTCAACACGAAAAATACATGCAGGCAGCAATCGAATCAGCGCGTGAAGGTATTACAGCCGGGCAGACACCGTTCGGCGCATGTTTGGTGCAGGATGGTAAAATTGTCGCCGTCGCGCATAATCATGTATGGAAATCCACCGACATTACTGCTCACGCTGAAATCAATGCCATCAGAAAAGCCTGCCAGGAATTAGAAACTATTGACCTGTCAGACTGTGTGATTTATTCCACATGCGAACCGTGTCCCATGTGCTTCAGCGCTATCCACTGGGCGAGAATTCCGGTGATTTACTATGGCGCCAGCATCGCCGACGCAGAAGAGCACGGGTTCAATGAACTGGACATTTCCAATAAAGATTTGGTGTCTATGGGGAACCTGGACACCGAAGTCATCAATGGGATAATGCGGGAAGAATGCCGGAATCTGTTCCGAGAGTGGAAAGAATCCCCGGCATCCAAAGCATATTGATTTGAAACCGGAAAAAATTTAGCCGCAAAGGACGCGAAGATAACGCAAAGAATAAAATAACTGCCCGCTAAAGCGGAAACTTTCAAAAATAAAGCCAATCAATACAGGACTGTGGACACCGGACGCTTGACTCATGCCGGCTTTAACA is a window from the Candidatus Neomarinimicrobiota bacterium genome containing:
- the aroA gene encoding 3-phosphoshikimate 1-carboxyvinyltransferase; its protein translation is MQQSITPVSDPFELSLSVPGDKSISHRSVMFSAFTNGACHISNLGSGADVESTISVMQQLGLDISYEPNEHLAIINSIGIDGLSQPAESLDAGNSGTTLRLMTGLLSGRQFESIITGDHSLQSRPMGRIVNPLNSMGANISAQLRNNAPLQIRPGDLHGIDYEMPVASAQVKSALILAGLQATGETVIREQNLSRRHTEMMLSRFGGPVQVDGKVITVQKLESPLSPYDMKVPGDPSSAAYWAAAAAIFPGSVSEIRDINLSPERIAFLNVLKEMGVEVAIEVKDTSIEPRGNVTVTGGDLTGVTIREEDIPALIDELPLIGVLGAFAEGTTVVRKAKELRYKECDRIAATVANLEMMNVSATEYEDGFEIHGDEKPDGAEMDSFGDHRIAMTFAVAGLGAADVSVLKNADAASVSYPEFWGELRKLQV
- a CDS encoding 3-dehydroquinate dehydratase, encoding MNILIIHGPNLNLLGERNPDQYGNRSLSDLNSEISGRYNKKHDLKFFQSNHEGEIIDFLHEYRNWGDGAVINPGALTHYSYSLRDAIESIQLPCVEVHLSDIEKREDFRKISVTAPVCIKQVKGKGFDSYFEGIEYLTKSRNRV
- the aroB gene encoding 3-dehydroquinate synthase, whose amino-acid sequence is MTNQVKPIFLTGMMGAGKSTVGKLLAKEVGLTFLDADEVIEVWAGKPISRIFEDEGEETFRRSEAKVLNYLADSGSAVIALGGGAIENGSSRKRVLETGTLVWLDTSPKVAASRIKESDDRPLLEQEKSGAEMEERLGNLLEIRRKNYSKADITIQTDNKTPGKIVQEIINAMKLKDSKLNDVSKVKNEAFNYSVFADNGILGKVVGAIDRERYSDTAIIITDSNVGQLYHEQVQNQLEDDGFTVHTEFLPPGEQTKSLELMHNLYIKMSRLGLDRKSPVFALGGGVIGDFAGFFAASYLRGVPLIHVPTSLLAQVDSSIGGKVGVNLPTGKNLVGAFYNPDVVLADINTLHSLPDREWNTGLGEVIKYGFIGEAAILEYLKKGRQTILDNITEVVRRSIAKKLNIVARDFKEGGIRRFLNFGHTLGHSLENVTDYTILNHGEAIFWGMIAALYISKEKELMPEADFEQAMQILERMDFVLPDFEASPEALYEALHYDKKRVRDSIHWVLLESLGSPVIETDVDKPLIMDAIQYTDSIVGKEAA
- the aroE gene encoding shikimate dehydrogenase, coding for MDWRFAVIGDPIEHSLSPRLHTYLMWKCNISGTYSRIRVRDKPELEGVIGKLRRNELNGINITAPWKSEAFNRMDELSPEAKSAGVINTIQSNDGTLVGHNTDIYGVSESLKQSFDMSNVDSATVIGAGGASRAVLLALDAINIERVYLVNRTIANAEELVMSLSLSNEPKINALDETHLKNRLAESDLVINTLPYSARKIFDDIQIHSGEDESGKGYLDLLYPKKHLGLLRRMQSAGWTVQDGLDMLIYQGIAALEFWTGETVQSVVDISGLREHLRS
- a CDS encoding nucleoside deaminase; its protein translation is MTQHEKYMQAAIESAREGITAGQTPFGACLVQDGKIVAVAHNHVWKSTDITAHAEINAIRKACQELETIDLSDCVIYSTCEPCPMCFSAIHWARIPVIYYGASIADAEEHGFNELDISNKDLVSMGNLDTEVINGIMREECRNLFREWKESPASKAY